A genomic segment from Ruegeria sp. TM1040 encodes:
- a CDS encoding SGNH/GDSL hydrolase family protein, translating into MIRRALLLLSFCFLTACGATVTGTDTRILAIGDSLMAWNGLSQQSIPDVVSKELGEPVADRSVLGARMIYRLPISGAAGLSIPKQYRGGKWEWVILNGGGNDLWLGCGCGQCDRKMDKLISQDGATGAFPELVMRIRESDARVIMLGYLRTPGRSSPIENCRDEGDLLDARLAQLAAGDAGVTFLPAADLVPYGDLSFHAPDRIHPSPKASRIIAERVAAIINAQR; encoded by the coding sequence ATGATCCGTCGCGCGCTCTTATTGCTCAGTTTTTGCTTTCTTACAGCCTGTGGCGCAACCGTCACCGGAACCGACACCCGCATCCTCGCGATAGGCGATTCCCTGATGGCGTGGAATGGTCTGTCCCAGCAATCTATCCCCGATGTTGTCTCCAAAGAACTGGGCGAGCCGGTCGCTGATCGCTCCGTGCTGGGCGCGCGCATGATCTATCGTCTGCCGATCAGCGGTGCGGCGGGTCTGTCGATCCCAAAGCAATACCGCGGGGGGAAATGGGAGTGGGTGATCCTCAATGGCGGTGGCAACGATCTTTGGCTGGGCTGTGGCTGCGGGCAATGTGACCGCAAGATGGACAAGCTCATCTCGCAGGATGGCGCAACCGGGGCGTTTCCCGAACTTGTCATGCGCATTCGCGAAAGCGACGCCCGAGTGATCATGCTCGGATATTTGCGCACGCCGGGTCGGTCATCTCCGATCGAGAATTGCCGAGACGAAGGCGACCTGCTGGATGCGCGGCTTGCGCAGCTGGCGGCTGGGGATGCCGGTGTGACGTTTCTGCCTGCGGCCGATCTGGTCCCTTATGGCGATCTGAGCTTTCACGCCCCGGACCGCATTCACCCTTCGCCCAAAGCCAGCCGGATCATCGCAGAGCGGGTGGCCGCCATCATCAACGCACAGCGATAA
- a CDS encoding acyl-CoA dehydrogenase family protein: MPHDGQLDGQDMKPNTPLLPELLALTKEALPPLDELLERATARVRDNVSNNGRVSGALVEQHQYAAHGLAWLATYVYSLRQMHRWAEALERDAKFGEMEQLIHQIAFGEYLWQIYGGIQMNQGEVLRLQDLGLSQDDQRALMAPAVMMLTQSGNTQAARVRLVELMEQQAGSTMFGASGLDEELEMIRDQFRRYAQEKVEPFAHDWHLKDELIPLDVIEELAEMGVFGLTIPEEFGGFGLSKASMCVVSEELSRGYIGVGSLGTRSEIAAELILAGGTDAQKQQWLPKIASAEILPTAVFTEPNTGSDLGSLRTRAVKDAAGDYQITGNKTWITHAARTHVMTLLARTDPETTDHRGLSMFLAEKTPGTDETPFPTEGMTGGEIEVLGYRGMKEYELGFDGFHVKGENLLGGEEGKGFKQLMETFESARIQTAARAIGVAQSALDIAMQYAQDRKQFGKALINFPRVSSKLAMMAVEVMVARQLTYFSAWEKDNGHRCDLEAGMAKLLGARVAWAAADNGLQIHGGNGFALEYKISRVLCDARILNIFEGAAEIQAQVIARRLLA; encoded by the coding sequence ATGCCCCATGACGGACAATTGGACGGACAGGATATGAAACCCAACACCCCTCTGCTGCCGGAGCTTCTGGCATTGACCAAGGAGGCGCTGCCGCCTCTGGACGAGCTGCTGGAGCGCGCGACCGCACGGGTGCGTGACAACGTCAGCAACAACGGCAGGGTTTCCGGGGCGCTGGTAGAGCAGCACCAATATGCCGCCCATGGGCTCGCATGGCTAGCCACCTACGTCTATTCCCTGCGCCAGATGCATCGCTGGGCAGAGGCGCTTGAGCGGGACGCAAAGTTTGGCGAGATGGAGCAGTTGATCCACCAGATCGCCTTTGGAGAATATCTCTGGCAGATCTATGGCGGGATCCAGATGAACCAGGGCGAAGTGCTGCGCCTTCAGGATCTGGGGCTGTCGCAAGACGATCAGCGCGCGCTGATGGCACCCGCCGTCATGATGCTTACGCAGTCGGGAAACACGCAGGCCGCGCGGGTCCGTCTTGTGGAATTGATGGAGCAGCAGGCGGGGAGCACGATGTTCGGGGCCTCCGGGCTCGACGAAGAGCTGGAGATGATCCGTGATCAATTCCGCCGCTACGCGCAGGAAAAGGTCGAACCCTTTGCGCACGACTGGCACCTGAAGGACGAGTTGATCCCTCTCGACGTGATTGAAGAGCTGGCGGAAATGGGGGTCTTTGGTCTGACTATCCCAGAGGAGTTTGGCGGCTTCGGGCTCTCCAAAGCGTCGATGTGTGTGGTCTCTGAGGAGCTGTCGCGCGGTTACATCGGTGTCGGCTCTCTAGGCACCCGCTCCGAAATTGCCGCCGAGCTGATCCTTGCCGGGGGCACCGACGCGCAGAAACAGCAATGGCTGCCCAAGATCGCGAGCGCCGAGATTCTTCCCACGGCAGTCTTTACCGAGCCCAATACCGGATCTGATCTCGGCAGCCTGCGCACCCGCGCGGTGAAGGACGCGGCGGGTGACTATCAGATCACCGGCAACAAGACCTGGATCACCCATGCTGCCCGTACCCATGTGATGACGCTTCTCGCGCGCACGGACCCCGAGACTACGGACCATCGCGGTCTCAGCATGTTCCTTGCGGAAAAAACGCCGGGGACGGATGAAACCCCCTTCCCGACCGAAGGGATGACGGGGGGCGAAATCGAGGTCCTCGGCTATCGCGGTATGAAAGAATACGAACTTGGGTTCGATGGCTTTCATGTGAAGGGCGAGAATCTCCTCGGTGGCGAAGAGGGCAAAGGTTTCAAGCAGTTGATGGAAACCTTTGAATCGGCCCGGATCCAGACCGCGGCCCGGGCGATTGGCGTAGCACAATCGGCGCTCGATATTGCGATGCAATATGCACAGGATCGCAAACAGTTCGGCAAGGCGTTGATCAATTTCCCGCGCGTGTCTTCCAAGCTTGCGATGATGGCGGTCGAGGTCATGGTGGCGCGGCAGCTGACGTATTTCTCGGCTTGGGAGAAAGACAACGGCCACCGCTGCGATCTTGAGGCAGGAATGGCCAAGCTCCTCGGCGCGCGTGTGGCCTGGGCGGCGGCGGACAACGGCTTGCAGATCCATGGCGGCAACGGGTTCGCGCTGGAGTATAAGATCTCTCGCGTTCTCTGCGATGCGCGGATCCTCAATATTTTTGAGGGCGCAGCTGAGATCCAGGCACAGGTGATCGCGCGGCGTCTTCTGGCGTAA
- a CDS encoding sulfite exporter TauE/SafE family protein — MTDLIPFLAPAGFVLAFIIALIAGTIKGLVGFAMPMIMVSGLSSIMAPDLALAGLILPTLVTNGFQALKQGPAAAWASMKRFRTFLLVGGLFLLMSAQLVRLLPPQVMLLIIGAPITLFALTQLLGKQLVLHEASRRMEIGIGAFAGFIGGFSGIWGPPTVAYLTALGTEKKEQMRIQGVIYGLGAVVLFFAHIGSGVMRGETLPFSILMIVPALLGMWVGGRLQDRIDQKTFRRATLFVLLIAGLNLLRRAWVG; from the coding sequence ATGACTGATCTTATTCCCTTTCTCGCGCCGGCCGGATTCGTGCTCGCCTTCATCATTGCGCTTATTGCAGGCACCATAAAAGGCCTTGTGGGCTTTGCCATGCCCATGATCATGGTCTCGGGCCTAAGCTCCATCATGGCACCGGACCTGGCTTTGGCAGGGCTGATTCTCCCCACGCTCGTCACCAACGGGTTTCAAGCCCTGAAACAGGGACCGGCCGCCGCTTGGGCGTCGATGAAACGGTTTCGCACATTCCTTCTTGTGGGGGGGCTCTTCTTGCTGATGAGTGCGCAACTGGTGCGCCTGCTTCCGCCACAGGTGATGCTGCTCATCATTGGTGCGCCAATCACGCTCTTTGCGTTGACGCAGCTGCTTGGAAAACAGCTCGTTCTGCATGAAGCCTCGCGCCGGATGGAGATCGGCATTGGCGCTTTTGCAGGGTTCATCGGTGGCTTTTCAGGTATTTGGGGCCCCCCGACCGTGGCGTATCTCACCGCGCTCGGGACCGAGAAAAAGGAACAGATGCGCATTCAGGGCGTGATCTACGGCCTTGGGGCCGTTGTCTTGTTCTTTGCTCATATCGGGTCTGGTGTGATGCGCGGCGAGACCCTGCCTTTTTCCATTCTGATGATAGTACCAGCACTCCTTGGCATGTGGGTCGGCGGGCGGCTGCAGGATCGGATCGACCAGAAGACATTCCGCCGCGCCACCTTGTTTGTGCTGCTGATCGCGGGTCTCAACCTGCTGCGCCGCGCCTGGGTGGGCTGA
- a CDS encoding cation diffusion facilitator family transporter — protein sequence MPFGLNTRLTASQIASGTIVVSVVVLLLKLGAWAMTGSVALFSDAMESLVNVSAAVLAWFAIRYAQRPADDGHPFGHHKAEYFSAVIEGIMIILAAVLILHQAFATLTAGTRADLSAIGLGVNGIALVINLVWAQVLLRAGKRVNSPAFAAGGRHLMGDVWTSAGVMVGLLLVLATGWHILDPILALLVAVNILREGLHVVSDSIDGLMDKAASPDEQEKIASVILGSGGGALQIHDIKTRRAGKAIFVEFHMVVDGEMSVAESHDICDRLEAEIEAALPGVHVTIHVEPDNKLEADGIEPPAL from the coding sequence ATGCCCTTTGGCCTCAATACCCGGCTGACAGCCAGTCAGATCGCAAGCGGGACCATTGTGGTATCCGTTGTGGTCCTGCTGCTCAAGCTCGGGGCTTGGGCCATGACCGGATCGGTCGCATTGTTCTCTGATGCGATGGAGAGTCTCGTCAATGTCTCGGCGGCGGTGCTTGCGTGGTTTGCGATCCGCTATGCCCAGCGCCCCGCCGATGACGGACACCCGTTTGGACATCACAAGGCCGAGTATTTCTCTGCCGTGATCGAAGGGATCATGATCATTCTCGCCGCGGTTCTGATTTTGCATCAGGCCTTTGCCACATTGACCGCGGGCACCCGGGCAGATCTCTCGGCGATTGGACTGGGCGTCAATGGCATCGCGCTGGTCATCAACCTGGTCTGGGCGCAGGTCCTGCTGCGGGCCGGCAAACGCGTAAACTCGCCTGCATTTGCGGCCGGTGGCCGCCACCTGATGGGCGACGTGTGGACCTCTGCCGGAGTGATGGTTGGGCTTTTGTTGGTGCTGGCGACGGGATGGCACATTCTTGACCCAATTCTTGCGCTGCTGGTTGCGGTCAACATCCTGCGAGAAGGGCTGCATGTGGTCTCTGACTCTATCGATGGGCTGATGGACAAAGCCGCCTCACCTGATGAGCAAGAGAAAATAGCCTCGGTTATTCTTGGTTCCGGTGGCGGTGCGCTTCAGATCCATGACATCAAGACCCGGCGCGCGGGCAAAGCCATATTTGTCGAGTTTCACATGGTTGTGGATGGCGAAATGTCGGTCGCTGAAAGCCATGACATCTGTGACCGCCTTGAAGCAGAGATCGAAGCCGCCCTGCCCGGCGTTCATGTAACCATCCATGTCGAGCCGGATAACAAGCTCGAGGCGGACGGCATCGAGCCGCCCGCGCTCTGA
- a CDS encoding NADPH-dependent FMN reductase, with translation MADPVLLILSGSLRKEATNLKLAREAARLFGSAEVIEGGLNMPLYDGDLESAEGIPAVVQALADQIARADAVVISTPEYNKGPSGVLKNALDWVSRTEGNPWQDKPVAVMSAAAGRAGGERAQMVLRSFMVPFRANVLPGPEVHLAGSSKEFDDAGRLTSEQYTKTLLALMTGLRALATRA, from the coding sequence ATGGCTGATCCGGTATTGCTTATTCTCTCCGGCTCCTTGCGCAAGGAGGCAACCAACCTCAAACTCGCCCGTGAGGCCGCGCGGCTATTTGGGTCCGCCGAGGTGATCGAGGGCGGTCTGAATATGCCGCTCTATGATGGGGATCTTGAAAGCGCTGAGGGCATTCCCGCAGTGGTGCAGGCTCTGGCAGATCAGATCGCGCGCGCGGACGCGGTTGTGATCTCGACACCGGAATACAACAAAGGGCCTTCGGGGGTGCTCAAGAATGCGCTTGATTGGGTCAGCCGCACCGAGGGCAATCCATGGCAGGACAAGCCTGTTGCAGTGATGTCCGCGGCCGCCGGGCGTGCGGGTGGGGAGCGGGCGCAGATGGTGCTGCGCAGCTTCATGGTGCCGTTTCGAGCCAATGTCCTGCCGGGGCCAGAAGTGCACCTTGCGGGCTCCAGCAAGGAGTTTGACGACGCCGGGCGGCTCACAAGCGAGCAGTACACCAAAACCCTTCTGGCCCTGATGACCGGGCTGCGCGCCTTGGCGACGCGCGCCTGA
- a CDS encoding OmpA family protein — MSFAKLPALGVLTAAVALSACDDPASYGAPGGINRSQNGAIIGGLIGAGIGAATADDDKAETIIGTAAVGALAGGLIGRELDKQEAELRQSLDNDSISIVNTGDRLIVSLPNDLTFATDSAAISSVVRSDLRKVAGSLQRYPGSIVQVIGHTDSDGAASYNYSLSERRANAVADEIAAGGVSYGRMRIIGRGEDQPVASNLTPEGKARNRRVEIVIIPQAS; from the coding sequence ATGTCTTTTGCAAAACTCCCCGCTCTTGGCGTATTGACCGCCGCCGTTGCCCTCAGTGCCTGTGATGATCCTGCGTCCTACGGTGCGCCCGGCGGGATCAACCGCTCTCAGAACGGGGCTATCATCGGTGGCTTGATCGGGGCTGGCATTGGCGCTGCGACTGCGGATGACGACAAGGCGGAAACGATTATCGGGACCGCTGCGGTTGGAGCGCTTGCGGGCGGGCTGATTGGTCGTGAACTCGACAAGCAGGAGGCCGAGCTGCGCCAGAGTCTCGACAATGACTCAATTTCGATCGTCAATACCGGCGATCGCCTGATCGTCTCGCTGCCCAATGATCTGACGTTTGCCACCGACAGTGCAGCGATCTCCTCGGTGGTGCGCAGCGACCTGCGCAAGGTGGCGGGTAGCCTGCAGCGCTATCCCGGCAGCATCGTGCAAGTTATCGGTCATACGGACAGCGATGGGGCTGCGTCTTATAACTACAGCTTGTCCGAGCGCCGTGCCAACGCCGTCGCGGATGAGATTGCAGCAGGCGGCGTGTCCTACGGCCGTATGCGGATCATTGGGCGCGGCGAAGACCAACCCGTTGCCAGCAACCTCACGCCCGAAGGCAAAGCGCGTAATCGGCGGGTTGAAATCGTGATCATCCCGCAAGCAAGCTGA
- a CDS encoding helix-turn-helix transcriptional regulator, translating into MTRSNRMFELIQILRAAPASVRAEDLAAQLEVSKRTIYRDIAALQAMRTPVEGEAGIGYMLRKGYDLPPLNFDEEEIEALHVGLAMLMRTGDGALQQPAARVGRKICDVHASAEWLQVAPYGAPLDNPEEGCVSKAILRQAVRSSQKLHLAYVNGAGERSERVLRPLALIYHTDCTLLAAWCELRGGFRHFRTERMMSAELLDCSFAAEADVLRKLWQEQESNTYVYKA; encoded by the coding sequence ATGACTCGCAGCAATCGGATGTTCGAGCTGATCCAGATCCTGCGCGCGGCGCCTGCGTCGGTACGGGCCGAGGATCTTGCGGCGCAGCTTGAGGTTTCCAAGCGCACGATTTACCGCGATATCGCCGCACTTCAGGCCATGCGTACCCCGGTCGAGGGCGAGGCGGGCATCGGTTACATGCTACGCAAGGGTTACGATTTGCCGCCTCTCAATTTCGACGAAGAGGAAATCGAAGCGCTGCACGTCGGCCTCGCAATGTTGATGCGCACCGGGGATGGTGCGCTGCAGCAGCCAGCTGCGCGTGTAGGGCGCAAGATCTGCGACGTACATGCCAGCGCTGAGTGGCTGCAGGTCGCGCCCTATGGCGCCCCGCTTGACAATCCCGAGGAGGGGTGTGTCTCAAAGGCCATCCTTCGCCAAGCGGTGCGCAGTTCGCAAAAGTTGCACCTGGCCTATGTGAATGGCGCTGGAGAACGCAGCGAACGGGTTCTGCGCCCTCTCGCGCTCATCTATCACACCGACTGCACGTTGCTTGCGGCGTGGTGCGAGTTGCGTGGCGGCTTTCGCCACTTTCGCACAGAGCGCATGATGTCGGCAGAATTGCTCGACTGCTCCTTTGCCGCTGAGGCAGATGTGTTGCGAAAGCTCTGGCAGGAGCAGGAGAGCAACACCTATGTCTACAAAGCGTAG
- a CDS encoding methylated-DNA--[protein]-cysteine S-methyltransferase yields the protein MQRDEQAYHYGVIRRAIEVIDADGGDLSLEELAARMGMSAAHFQRVFSSWAGVSPKRYQQYLRLGHAKALLHEDLPLLETAHAVGLSGSGRLHDLFVRWEAMSPGDYARRGAGLTVRWGWFDSPFGQALTMGTEKGLCGLAFAAEVGPEAAWEDMRARWPKAEFVEDPDALRPRVEAAFAQKGETALHLIGAPLQIKVWEALLQIPEGQATTYGDIAEAIDNPRAVRAVGTAVGKNPLSWLIPCHRVLRKGGGMGGYHWGVPVKRAMLAFEAARTETDPKAVA from the coding sequence ATGCAACGGGATGAACAGGCGTACCATTACGGGGTGATCCGGCGCGCTATCGAGGTCATCGATGCGGATGGTGGCGATCTGTCGCTGGAGGAGCTGGCGGCGCGCATGGGCATGAGCGCCGCGCATTTCCAGCGCGTCTTTTCCTCTTGGGCTGGCGTTTCCCCCAAGCGGTATCAGCAATATTTGCGCCTTGGTCATGCCAAAGCGCTGCTCCACGAGGATCTGCCTCTTCTGGAGACCGCACATGCGGTGGGCCTTTCTGGATCGGGACGGTTGCACGACCTCTTTGTCCGATGGGAGGCCATGAGCCCAGGAGATTATGCCCGCCGTGGCGCGGGGCTTACTGTGCGCTGGGGGTGGTTTGACAGCCCCTTTGGGCAGGCGCTTACGATGGGGACAGAGAAGGGGCTCTGTGGGCTGGCCTTTGCCGCCGAGGTTGGGCCAGAGGCCGCTTGGGAGGACATGCGCGCCCGCTGGCCGAAGGCGGAGTTTGTCGAAGACCCCGATGCCCTTCGCCCGCGGGTTGAGGCCGCCTTTGCCCAAAAGGGAGAAACCGCCCTCCATCTGATTGGCGCCCCGCTGCAGATAAAGGTCTGGGAGGCGCTGTTGCAGATCCCTGAAGGTCAAGCGACCACCTATGGCGATATCGCGGAGGCGATCGATAACCCACGTGCCGTGCGCGCCGTTGGCACGGCCGTGGGGAAGAATCCGCTCAGCTGGCTCATTCCCTGCCATCGCGTCCTTCGCAAAGGCGGAGGCATGGGGGGCTATCACTGGGGTGTGCCCGTCAAACGTGCGATGCTGGCTTTTGAGGCGGCCCGTACCGAGACCGACCCGAAGGCCGTCGCCTGA
- the nth gene encoding endonuclease III, with the protein MAKQLDYHTLREIFTRFQDAEAEPKGELDHVNVYTLVVAVALSAQATDAGVNKATKDLFKIADTPQKMLDLGEEGVIEHIKTIGLYRNKAKNVIKLSRILVDEYGGEVPCSRASLESLPGVGRKTANVVLNMWWRYPAQAVDTHIFRVGNRSGICPGKDVNAVERAIEDNIPVDFQLHAHHWLILHGRYHCKARKPLCATCIIRDLCLYEEKTL; encoded by the coding sequence ATGGCCAAGCAACTCGATTATCATACGCTCCGCGAGATCTTTACGCGGTTCCAGGACGCCGAGGCCGAACCCAAGGGCGAACTCGACCATGTCAACGTCTACACGTTGGTGGTGGCCGTGGCTTTGTCCGCTCAGGCCACGGATGCTGGCGTGAACAAAGCCACCAAGGATTTGTTCAAGATTGCCGATACACCCCAAAAGATGCTCGACCTCGGCGAGGAGGGTGTGATCGAACACATCAAGACGATTGGCCTTTATCGTAACAAGGCCAAGAACGTCATCAAGCTATCGCGCATTCTCGTCGACGAATACGGCGGCGAAGTTCCTTGTTCGCGCGCCTCACTGGAGAGCCTACCGGGGGTCGGGCGCAAGACCGCAAATGTGGTTTTGAACATGTGGTGGCGGTACCCGGCACAGGCAGTGGACACCCATATCTTTCGCGTCGGCAACCGGTCGGGCATCTGTCCGGGCAAGGATGTAAACGCGGTCGAGCGCGCAATCGAAGACAATATCCCGGTCGACTTCCAGCTGCATGCACATCACTGGCTGATCCTGCATGGCCGTTATCATTGCAAGGCGCGCAAACCTCTGTGTGCGACCTGCATCATCCGTGACCTCTGCCTCTACGAGGAAAAAACACTATGA
- a CDS encoding adenosine kinase: MTKTYQLVGIGNAVVDVISQCDDSFLDHMGIEKGIMQLIERERGEVLYAAMKERVQTPGGSVANTIAGAGALGLSAAFIGRVHDDALGRFYAEAMQDDGVDFVNPPVAGGELPTSRSMIFVSPDGERSMNTYLGISSELSSADVSNAVAGQAQIMFLEGYLFDKDKGKSAFMEAARDCRAGGGKPGIAISDPFCVERHRADFLKLIETELEFVIGNEDEIRSLFETDDLEAALAKTAAICPLVVCTRSGDGVTVVSQEGRIDVPVIKVVPVDATGAGDQFAAGFLFGLAEGRDLETCARMGNACAAEVISHIGPRPKADMRAVLKQAGLL; the protein is encoded by the coding sequence ATGACCAAAACCTACCAACTCGTTGGCATCGGCAATGCTGTTGTCGACGTGATCTCGCAATGTGATGACAGTTTTCTGGATCACATGGGGATCGAAAAAGGCATCATGCAGCTGATCGAGCGCGAACGGGGTGAGGTGCTTTATGCCGCGATGAAAGAGCGGGTGCAGACCCCGGGCGGATCCGTCGCCAACACAATCGCCGGGGCAGGTGCGCTGGGGCTGTCCGCCGCGTTTATCGGGCGGGTGCATGACGACGCTTTGGGGCGGTTTTACGCAGAAGCCATGCAAGACGATGGCGTTGATTTTGTGAACCCACCCGTCGCTGGCGGCGAGCTGCCAACCTCGCGTTCGATGATCTTTGTCTCGCCCGACGGCGAGCGGTCGATGAACACCTATCTTGGCATTTCATCAGAGCTTAGCTCGGCAGATGTCTCCAACGCGGTCGCCGGCCAAGCGCAGATCATGTTCCTCGAGGGCTATCTGTTCGACAAGGACAAGGGCAAATCCGCCTTTATGGAAGCCGCACGCGACTGCCGCGCGGGCGGTGGCAAGCCCGGCATCGCCATCTCCGATCCGTTCTGCGTCGAACGCCACCGCGCGGATTTCCTGAAACTGATTGAGACCGAGCTGGAATTTGTGATCGGCAACGAGGATGAGATCCGCTCGCTGTTTGAGACAGATGATCTGGAGGCGGCGCTCGCCAAGACAGCCGCGATTTGCCCGTTGGTGGTCTGCACGCGCTCTGGCGATGGTGTGACCGTCGTCAGTCAGGAAGGCCGTATCGATGTCCCTGTGATCAAGGTTGTGCCTGTCGATGCAACCGGCGCTGGAGATCAATTTGCGGCAGGTTTCCTGTTCGGGCTCGCCGAGGGACGGGATCTGGAGACCTGCGCACGCATGGGCAACGCCTGCGCCGCAGAGGTTATCAGTCACATTGGCCCCCGCCCCAAGGCAGACATGCGCGCTGTGCTTAAACAGGCGGGTCTCCTCTAA